One genomic region from Sphingobacterium multivorum encodes:
- a CDS encoding RNA polymerase sigma factor → MRKENDEANLIQALSIGKQAVLPKLYERYADRIFDVSFHLLKDTGWSEDVVQEVFVKLWTNRETIKQDVDLWPFLYVLTKRECFNKLRSIKRSHSAFELLYYHIEHHSDRADGLIERKELADEIENYLAQLPEQQKLVFTLSRIEGIPHNQIAAELNLSKNTVKNHLARASKHLKQVRSGRNPLLSLFFYFF, encoded by the coding sequence ATGAGAAAAGAAAATGATGAAGCCAATTTGATCCAAGCGCTCTCTATAGGGAAGCAGGCTGTTTTACCAAAACTTTACGAACGATATGCAGACCGCATTTTCGATGTATCTTTCCACTTGCTGAAAGATACAGGTTGGAGCGAGGATGTTGTGCAGGAAGTTTTCGTGAAACTGTGGACCAATAGAGAAACTATAAAACAGGATGTGGATCTCTGGCCGTTCCTTTACGTATTGACAAAAAGAGAGTGTTTCAATAAACTAAGAAGCATCAAACGTTCTCATTCGGCGTTTGAGCTTCTATATTACCATATTGAACATCATTCGGATAGGGCCGATGGTTTAATAGAACGAAAGGAACTTGCCGATGAAATTGAAAATTACCTTGCTCAACTACCTGAACAACAAAAACTCGTTTTTACATTAAGCCGAATTGAAGGAATACCCCACAATCAAATTGCAGCGGAACTCAATCTTTCTAAAAACACGGTAAAAAACCATCTTGCCAGAGCATCGAAACATTTAAAACAAGTCCGTTCTGGACGAAATCCGCTATTATCCTTATTTTTCTATTTTTTCTGA